The DNA segment TTTAGGGTTGAATTTTAATTCCATTCAGTGCGGAATAGTCTCCAAGACCCTTTGCGAATTGTAAGATCAGAATTCCGATCTTACGGTAGGGGCGCAAAAACGATCCCAAGGGGAGGACAGGGACATGAATTTCAAAACTCTGGCGGCGGTTGCCGCAGTTGTCGCATTCGGCGCAAATGCCCAAGCCGAAGGGCTGAAGGTTGGCATGATCACCACGTTGTCCGGCGGCGGCGCTGGTCTGGGCATCGATGTGCGTGACGGCTTCATGCTGGCAATGAAACAATCAGGCCGCGATGACATCGAAGTCGTGATCGAAGACGACCAGCGCAAACCCGACGTGGCGGTTCAGCTGTCTGACAAGATGATTCAGTCCGAAAAGGTCGATGTCCTGACCGGCATCATCTGGTCCAACCTGGCGATGGCCGTAGTGCCTTCCGCCACCGCACAAGGCAAATTCTATCTGTCACCAAACGCAGGTCCCTCGGCGCTGGCCGGAAAGCGTTGCCACAAAAACTACTTCAACGTCGCCTGGCAGAATGACAACTTGCACGAAGGGGCCGGGGCCTATGCCCAGAGCGAAGGTTACAAGAACACCTTTATTCTCGCGCCGAATTACCCCGCCGGCAAGGACGCGCTGACCGGATACAAACGGACTTATGGTGGCGAACTGGCTGGTGAGGTCTATACCAAGCTGGGACAAAAGGATTACGCCGCCGAGATCGCCCAAATCCGCGCCAGCGGCGCAGACAGCGTCTTCTTCTTCCTACCCGGCGGCATGGGGATCGCATTCCTCAAGCAATATGCTGACAGTGGCGTGGACCTGCCCGTTGTCGGCCCTGCCTTCAGCTTTGATCAGGGTATCTTGCAGGCTGTTGGGTCTGCCGCTCTGGGGGTGAAAAACACCAGCCAGTGGAACAAGGACATCGACAACGCGGCAAACACAGCTTTTGTCGAAAGCTTCCAGGCCGAATACGGCCGCTTGCCTTCCCTATATGCAAGCCAGGGTTTCGACACAGCCAACCTGTTGATCAGCGCTGCGGCCAAGGCTGATGTAAACGATCAGGATGCTTTCCGAGCAGCTTTGAAAGCAGCGGAATTCGACAGTGTCCGGGGTGATTTCGCCTTTGGGTCGAACCATCATCCAATCCAAAACATCTATGTGCGTGAGGTGATTCAGGAAGGTGACGTGTTCACCAATAAAATCATCGGCACTGCGCTGAGCAACCATGCCGACGTCTACGCCGCCGATTGCAAGATGTAAGCATAGGCAAAGGATCAGGAGATCAACATGGCAAAAGAGCCTTCGGCCCTGGAAGCCAAATTGAAGCTCCTGGCTACCTTCGTCGCCTTTTTGGGTATCGCCTGGGGGGCGACGGAGTTTCTGATCAGCAAACGTCTTGAGGCCAAGCGACCATTTCTCGACTATCAGCTGGAAATGTATCGCGACGCTGTTTCCACAGTTTCCGTCCTTGCGACCGCCGGTCGTGACACGCCTGAATGGAAAACAGCCGAACGTCGGTTCTTCGAATTGTATTGGGGTGAACTGGTGTTGGTCGAAAATTCGCGAGTCGAAGCAGAAATGGCGGCTTTCAAGACCGCGCTTGAAGATGGCTCGCCCTATCTCAGGACACGGTCCTATTGCCTATCGCATGAACTCAGGCGCTCTCTGGAAAAATCCTGGTCCGTCAAACTGTGGCGATTTGACAAAGACGTTGATTGTGCTCCACCGCCTTTTGACACGTCCAAAGGTTGACCCCCGCGATCACAAGAGCGCGGGCGTGATCAAAGCAAACAAAGTAGAAATCCTGTGACATTCGTTCTTTTCTTCGAACAGCTTTTGAACGGGCTGCAATTTGGCGTCATGCTGTTTCTGACCGCGGCAGGGCTGACTCTGATCTTTGGCGTGATGGGGCTGATCAATCTGGCGCATGGCTCGCTCTATATGATCGGTGCTTTTGCAGCCTCGGCCGTGGCTGCGGCCACCGGATCCTTTGTGCTGGCTCTGGCGGCCAGTCTGATGGCGGCCGCGCTGGCCGGTGCGATCGTCGAATTCACCATCATCCGCCGATTATATGACCGGGATCATCTGGATCAGGTGCTGGCCACATTCGCGTTGATTCTGATCTTTTCCGAAGGCACGCGGTGGATCTTTGGGTCATTCCCGCTGTTTCTGGATGTCCCCCCTGCCCTTTCGGGCCCGGTCAGCCTGCCCGGTGGGATCGAATATCCGCTGTATCGTTTAACCATCATCGCCATTGGTCTGACTGTTGCCGTCGGACTGTTCGCCCTGATCCGCCGGACCCGTATCGGTATCCGTATTCGCGCCGGTGAAAGCGATCGTGAAATGATTGCCGCATTGGGCGTGGATATCTCCCGGCTGTATACATTGGTGTTTGCCTTGGGGGCCGCGTTGGCCGGATTTGCCGGGGCATTGGTGGGCGCGATCCAGTCGGTGCAGGTCGGAATGGGAGAACCTGTGCTGATCCTGGCATTTGTTGTGATCGTGATTGGCGGTATCGGCTCGATCAAAGGTGCGCTGGTTGGGTCTATTCTCGTCGGCCTGACCGACACTGTTGGCCGCGTGCTGCTGCCTGGTGTGTTCGGCCTGTTCATGGACCCAGCGGCCGCCAATTCGGTCGGCTCTTCGCTGGCGTCGATGTCAATCTATGTGTTGATGGCAGGCATCCTGCTGTTCCGCCCAACTGGACTGTATGGAAAGGCCTGAGATGACACGTGAACGATGGATCAATCTGGCGGTTCTGGCGGTGCTGATCGCCGTGCCGCTGTGGGCAAAATCGACCGGCGAGATCTTTATCATCTCGCTGACAACCAAGGTTGTCATCTTTGCCATCGCCGGGGTCGGGTTGAACCTGGCTCTTGGCTTGGGCGGTTTGGTCAGCTTTGGTCACGCTGCATTTTTTGGCATCGGCGGGTATGCCATGGGCATCCTGGCTAGCCACGCACAGGACTATTCCCCGCTGATGGAATGGCCGTTCCTGATCGAGGGCAGCAACCAGATGCCTGTGATTTGGGTGTTGGCTGTTGTGATCAGCGCCTTGGCGGCCTTGCTGATCGGCGCACTTTCACTGCGCACGGCCGGCGTCTATTTTATCATGATCACCTTGGCCTTTGGTCAGATGTTCTATTACTTTGCAATCAGTTGGCCCGCTTATGGCGGCGAAGACGGATTGTCGATCTATGTCCGCAACGAATTCCCCGGCCTCAACACCCTGGATCCGATGCAGTTCTTTGGTATCTGTTTTGTGTTGCTTCTGGTGGTTTTGGGTGTTTCCGGACGGGTTGCTGGGTCGTCGTTTGGCCTGGTGCTGGCCGCCGCACGGCAGAATGCCGAAAGGGTGCAAACCGTCGGTGTTGAACCGTTTCGCGTCCGGTTGATGGCGTTTACCTTGTCCGGTGCGATCACTGGCTTGTCCGGCGCGCTTTATGCGGATCTCAACCGTTTTGTCAGCCCGGCAATGTTCAGTTGGCAAACCAGCGGAGAGATCATGATTTTTGTCATTCTTGGCGGTGTAGGCCGGTTGTTTGGGCCAGTCGTCGGCGCGGCCCTGTTCATCCTGCTGGAACATGTGCTGGGTGGCATTTCCGAATTCTGGCACATCTATCTGGGTGGATTGCTGTTGGCCGTTGTGCTGTTTGCCCGTGGTGGCCTGATCGAACTGCTGGCCGGACGGGAGGTCGCCCATGACTAAGCCCATTCTGGACGTTCGGGACCTGCATAAATCCTATGGCGCTCTCAAGGCGACCAATGGTGTGTCTCTGGACCTGCGTCCTGGCGAAATCCACGCCTTGATCGGCCCCAATGGTGCGGGGAAGTCCACTCTGATCCGACAGATCGCAGGCAGCGAGGCATCTGACAGCGGCACGGTTTGGTTTCAGGGCGAAAACGTCACACCACTGGATGCAGTGAAACGCGCCCAAAAGGGACTGGGGCGCACGTTCCAGATCTCGTCTCTGGCGATGGAATTCACCGTTTTACAGAACGTGGTGCTCGGAGCGCTGGGGAAACGTGGCACAGTGTTTCGCCTGTTCAACCGGGTGATGAAGGACGCTGGCCTGCTGGAGACCGCGATGACGGCATTGGACCGCGTCGGGTTGGAGGATTTTGCCAATTATCGAACCGCCGACCTGTCCCATGGTCAGAGACGTCAACTGGAGGTCGCAGTCGCCCTGACCCTGAACCCGCGGGTGTTCCTGATGGATGAACCCATGGCCGGTCTGGGGGCCGAAGGGTCGCACCATCTGACGGGTGTTTTGGACACATTGCGCCATCAGGCTCCGATCCTGTTGATC comes from the Rhodobacteraceae bacterium M382 genome and includes:
- a CDS encoding ABC transporter substrate-binding protein — its product is MNFKTLAAVAAVVAFGANAQAEGLKVGMITTLSGGGAGLGIDVRDGFMLAMKQSGRDDIEVVIEDDQRKPDVAVQLSDKMIQSEKVDVLTGIIWSNLAMAVVPSATAQGKFYLSPNAGPSALAGKRCHKNYFNVAWQNDNLHEGAGAYAQSEGYKNTFILAPNYPAGKDALTGYKRTYGGELAGEVYTKLGQKDYAAEIAQIRASGADSVFFFLPGGMGIAFLKQYADSGVDLPVVGPAFSFDQGILQAVGSAALGVKNTSQWNKDIDNAANTAFVESFQAEYGRLPSLYASQGFDTANLLISAAAKADVNDQDAFRAALKAAEFDSVRGDFAFGSNHHPIQNIYVREVIQEGDVFTNKIIGTALSNHADVYAADCKM
- a CDS encoding branched-chain amino acid ABC transporter permease, producing MTFVLFFEQLLNGLQFGVMLFLTAAGLTLIFGVMGLINLAHGSLYMIGAFAASAVAAATGSFVLALAASLMAAALAGAIVEFTIIRRLYDRDHLDQVLATFALILIFSEGTRWIFGSFPLFLDVPPALSGPVSLPGGIEYPLYRLTIIAIGLTVAVGLFALIRRTRIGIRIRAGESDREMIAALGVDISRLYTLVFALGAALAGFAGALVGAIQSVQVGMGEPVLILAFVVIVIGGIGSIKGALVGSILVGLTDTVGRVLLPGVFGLFMDPAAANSVGSSLASMSIYVLMAGILLFRPTGLYGKA
- a CDS encoding branched-chain amino acid ABC transporter permease, translated to MTRERWINLAVLAVLIAVPLWAKSTGEIFIISLTTKVVIFAIAGVGLNLALGLGGLVSFGHAAFFGIGGYAMGILASHAQDYSPLMEWPFLIEGSNQMPVIWVLAVVISALAALLIGALSLRTAGVYFIMITLAFGQMFYYFAISWPAYGGEDGLSIYVRNEFPGLNTLDPMQFFGICFVLLLVVLGVSGRVAGSSFGLVLAAARQNAERVQTVGVEPFRVRLMAFTLSGAITGLSGALYADLNRFVSPAMFSWQTSGEIMIFVILGGVGRLFGPVVGAALFILLEHVLGGISEFWHIYLGGLLLAVVLFARGGLIELLAGREVAHD
- a CDS encoding ABC transporter ATP-binding protein, with protein sequence MTKPILDVRDLHKSYGALKATNGVSLDLRPGEIHALIGPNGAGKSTLIRQIAGSEASDSGTVWFQGENVTPLDAVKRAQKGLGRTFQISSLAMEFTVLQNVVLGALGKRGTVFRLFNRVMKDAGLLETAMTALDRVGLEDFANYRTADLSHGQRRQLEVAVALTLNPRVFLMDEPMAGLGAEGSHHLTGVLDTLRHQAPILLIEHDMDVVFSLANRISVLVYGQIVATGTADDIRSDPAVREAYLGEEDLS